From the genome of Gopherus evgoodei ecotype Sinaloan lineage chromosome 5, rGopEvg1_v1.p, whole genome shotgun sequence, one region includes:
- the BBS12 gene encoding LOW QUALITY PROTEIN: Bardet-Biedl syndrome 12 protein (The sequence of the model RefSeq protein was modified relative to this genomic sequence to represent the inferred CDS: inserted 17 bases in 15 codons; deleted 6 bases in 5 codons): protein MAFRNMNRRRHIGLQQLSSLASIGRTLLGXVKSYKFIVDESTCESVLTCXAVRLLESLDXTSAVGQLLNETIQAQNKEYKTGMTTLLFLVGAWSSAVLECLQQNVPFSLIVSVMSEGLNSCSEKVQCLQLSVHDLYKGPNSXSIHFTSSSPGPQIIETKTPGIGANHFXKSSLHILKEVPVSKEESIPEGLHSHQASPCDPHKRCLNSHLCPADYITPSLVEPVGNKTMPAVPGSSLIASSYXQRTRLTHSRYFNTPGKKHCSLQVDNFGGPPTGPAAYPMKFXDFRQLAMALSHGNQSSMKLVQDIVRCQQEVADHTGSSQFNIAEVVTCCLPGLSEHYXCVCPGYITLVSPEKATVTKQLQNRPLQILLVDGDLTEKYRHLGFNRPSNVRTISENVGLQESSSESLWINYVLDXLIQAKVNLVLXKGNVCESLMERCILNNILIINPVTLNVLHXFGKGTGVQLVTYLSQVKCYCVGSSVWVDFWRTGDLSTMELDNKVPISIKAEGIHLVTAVLSSTVTXKMQITEDRSGPCAYRLNHALTDQKVFPGGGTVETVVPHHLKKLEEQSLKQPDKXPSEDFYMSSCWLTKSLTQYKPVVLKALASCWHQYLSRGLCNTAHNASEFEASASIEHHLKKXADYCSPSAYILKEFNXGDKLMVDFGLSTKPEEAVKIYDNVTPKVEAWRRALDLVLLVLQTDAEIITGPKRNQLLNSHVSREFIFL, encoded by the exons ATGGCTTTCAGAAATATGAACAGAAGACGTCACATTGGACTTCAGCAGCTTTCATCTTTAGCATCAATAGGAAGAACACTTTTAG CAGTAAAATCATATAAATTTATTGTAGATGAAAGCACCTGTGAGAGTGTTTTGACTT CTGCAGTTAGACTTCTTGAAAGTTTGG TAACTAGTGCAGTGGGACAGCTGCTTAATGAAACAATTCAGGCACAGAACAAAGAATATAAAACTGGAATGACTACCCTGTTGTTTCTTGTTGGTGCATGGAGTAGTGCTGTACTTGAATGCCTTCAGCAGAATGTTCCTTTTTCACTAATAGTATCTGTGATGTCTGAAGGATTGAACTCTTGCAGTGAAAAAGTCCAGTGTCTTCAGCTATCAGTACATGATTTATATAAAGGGCCTAATTC TTCCATTCACTTCACTTCTAGCAGTCCGGGGCCCCAAATTATTGAAACTAAAACTCCTGGTATTGGAGCTAACCATTT TAAATCCTCTCTGCATATTCTTAAAGAGGTTCCTGTATCTAAAGAAGAAAGTATTCCTGAAGGCCTTCACTCTCATCAAGCAAGCCCTTGCGATCCTCATAAGAGATGTTTGAATTCACACCTATGCCCTGCAGACTATATAACACCCTCATTGGTTGAACCAGTGGGCAATAAAACTATGCCTGCAGTTCCTGGAAGCAGTTTGATTGCATCCAGCT ATCAAAGAACAAGATTAACTCATAGTAGATACTTTAACACtccaggg aaaaaacattgttcACTCCAAGTAGACAATTTTGGGGGTCCTCCCACTGGGCCTGCAGCATATCctatgaaat atgattttagaCAGTTGGCAATGGCTCTTAGCCATGGGAATCAGTCTAGCATGAAATTGGTACAGGATATTGTCAGATGCCAACAAGAAGTAGCTGATCACACAGGTTCTTCTCAATTTAATATTGCAGAAGTTGTGACATGCTGTTTACCAGGATTGTCTGAACATT CTTGTGTGTGTCCGGGATATATCACTTTAGTATCACCAGAGAAAGCCACTGTTACCAAGCAACTTCAGAATAGACCGCTTCAGATTCTTCTTGTAGATGGTGATCTAACAGAAAAATATCGTCACTTGGGATTTAATAGACCATCAAATGTCAGAACAATATCAGAAAATGTAGGTTTACAAGAAAGTAGCTCAGAAAGTTTATGGATAAATTATGTGTTAG ATTTAATACAAGCAAAAGTAAATTTAGTTT GTAAAGGAAATGTGTGTGAAAGTTTAATGGAAAGATGTATCCTGAATAACATATTGATAATCAATCCAGTAACTCTCAATGTGCTAC GCTTTGGGAAGGGCACAGGAGTGCAGCTGGTGACATACCTTTCCCAGGTAAAATGTTATTGCGTGGGTAGCAGTGTCTGGGTGGATTTCTGGAGAACTGGTGACTTGAGCACAATGGAATTGGATAACAAAGTGCCAATCAGTATAAAAGCTGAAGGAATTCATCTGGTAACAGCTGTGCTTAGTAGCACAGTAA TCAAGATGCAGATCACTGAAGATCGTTCTGGACCTTGTGCTTATCGCCTG AATCATGCTTTAACTGACCAGAAAGTTTTTCCTGGAGGTGGTACTGTTGAAACTGTTGTGCCTCATCATCTGAAAAAGCTTGAAGAACAATCTTTAAAGCAACCAGATA ATCCTTCAGAGGATTTTTACATGTCATCTTGTTGGCTGACAAAATCATTGACACAGTATAAACCAGTTGTACTTAAAGCTTTGGCAAGT TGCTGGCATCAGTACCTTTCAAGAGGTCTGTGTAACACTGCTCAT AATGCATCAGAGTTTGAAGCAAGCGCTTCCATTGAGCATCATCTCAAAA CAGCAGACTATTGTTCTCCTTCAGCATATATTCTGAAAGAGTTCA AAGGAGATAAGCTCATGGTGGATTTTGGTCTTTCAACTAAA CCCGAGGAGGCTGTAAAGATATATGACAATGTTACACCCAAGGTGGAGGCATGGCGCAGAGCTCTAGACTTGGTGCTATTAGTGCTTCAAACAGATGCTGAAATTATCACAGGTCCTAAGAGAAATCAGTTATTAAATTCACATGTATCCCGTGAGTTCATATTTTTATAG